A single genomic interval of Fibrobacter sp. UWB13 harbors:
- a CDS encoding ferredoxin family protein, which produces MSISIDQSKCIGCRRCHDVCPGTLIKINEDKKAFIKYPKDCWGCTSCIKECPVHAIQFFLGEDIGGKGSKVHTEKVNGLIRWIVEFPDGSVKSIDIDPKESNKY; this is translated from the coding sequence ATGAGCATCAGCATTGATCAAAGCAAATGTATCGGCTGCAGGAGATGCCACGACGTATGCCCCGGCACGCTAATCAAGATAAATGAAGACAAAAAAGCATTTATCAAATACCCCAAAGATTGCTGGGGTTGCACATCGTGCATCAAGGAATGCCCTGTTCACGCCATCCAATTTTTCCTCGGTGAAGACATTGGCGGCAAGGGAAGCAAGGTACATACCGAAAAAGTAAACGGTCTAATTCGCTGGATTGTGGAATTCCCAGACGGGAGCGTCAAATCCATTGACATTGACCCTAAAGAATCAAATAAATACTAG
- a CDS encoding adenylyl-sulfate reductase subunit alpha, with translation MKIEKIKTDLLIIGGGTAGCYAAITASTLGAAKDVADIKILVVEKANIKRSGCLAAGVNALNAYITEGRTPKDYVEYAKKDADGIVREDLLYSISEKFNEVTAHLEKLGLVILKDKDGKYVTRGNRNIKINGENIKPILAAAVAKAPNVQVLNHVNIFDYSVHNNKIDGAFGFGIENDTFYAIEARAVIIATGGAAGLYRPNNPGFSRHKMWYPPFNTGAGYAMGIRHGAEMTTFEMRFIALRCKDTIAPTGTLAQGVGAKQVNSLGEVYETKYGISTSERVYGTVAENLEGRGPCYLRTVGITPAQEDSLLKAYLNMAPSQTIRWIENGTPSKANVEIEGTEPYIVGGHTASGYWVDTKRATTIAGLYAAGDVAGGAPQKYVTGALAEGEIAAKSAVEYINAVDCRTPLQGARNDIDADPREDVDAKATIKEAEIARHVAEIETYLSQKNSLYTTEQLEEAMQIAMDEYAGGIKTGYGYSEKHLNIAKEKIDEIESLTDKLSAADLQEVMYIYELKERLTVCKSVIAHLKARHETRWHSFAENLDYPEKDNANFRKYVNSRLENGKIKIILRDLTAEGQKNYEHQH, from the coding sequence ATGAAGATTGAAAAAATTAAGACAGACCTGCTGATAATTGGCGGCGGGACCGCTGGCTGTTATGCAGCCATTACAGCAAGTACTTTAGGTGCAGCGAAAGATGTCGCAGACATCAAGATATTGGTTGTCGAAAAAGCGAACATCAAGCGGAGCGGTTGCCTCGCTGCTGGCGTAAACGCGCTGAACGCCTACATTACCGAAGGCCGTACGCCCAAGGATTATGTGGAGTACGCCAAGAAAGACGCCGACGGAATCGTTCGCGAGGATTTGCTGTACAGTATTTCCGAGAAGTTCAACGAGGTCACGGCGCACTTGGAAAAGCTGGGCCTTGTCATTTTGAAGGACAAGGATGGAAAGTATGTGACCCGCGGGAATCGTAATATCAAAATCAACGGCGAAAATATCAAGCCGATTTTAGCAGCAGCAGTTGCGAAGGCTCCGAACGTTCAGGTGCTAAACCACGTGAACATTTTCGATTACTCTGTTCACAACAACAAAATTGATGGCGCTTTCGGTTTCGGAATTGAGAACGATACTTTCTATGCCATCGAGGCGCGTGCTGTAATTATCGCGACGGGCGGTGCCGCCGGGCTTTATCGCCCGAACAATCCGGGATTTTCAAGGCACAAGATGTGGTATCCGCCCTTCAACACGGGTGCAGGCTATGCGATGGGAATCCGTCACGGTGCCGAGATGACAACGTTCGAGATGCGTTTTATTGCGCTCCGCTGCAAGGATACAATTGCCCCGACAGGAACGCTCGCGCAGGGAGTTGGCGCCAAGCAGGTCAATTCACTCGGTGAAGTTTACGAGACAAAGTACGGCATTTCAACTTCGGAACGCGTGTACGGAACAGTGGCAGAAAACCTGGAAGGCCGCGGACCGTGCTATTTGCGCACCGTCGGGATTACGCCCGCACAGGAAGACTCGCTACTGAAGGCTTACCTGAACATGGCTCCGTCTCAGACGATTCGCTGGATTGAAAACGGCACGCCGTCGAAAGCGAATGTCGAAATCGAAGGAACGGAACCCTACATCGTGGGCGGCCACACGGCAAGCGGTTACTGGGTCGATACCAAGCGTGCAACGACAATTGCCGGGCTTTACGCTGCAGGCGATGTTGCCGGTGGAGCCCCGCAAAAATACGTGACGGGCGCGCTTGCCGAAGGCGAAATTGCGGCAAAGTCGGCAGTGGAATATATCAATGCGGTAGATTGCCGCACCCCCTTACAGGGAGCTCGCAATGACATTGATGCAGATCCTCGCGAAGACGTAGACGCCAAAGCAACCATCAAGGAAGCAGAAATCGCCCGACATGTCGCAGAAATCGAAACATATTTATCGCAGAAAAACTCGCTGTACACTACAGAACAACTTGAAGAAGCCATGCAAATAGCCATGGACGAATATGCAGGCGGAATCAAGACGGGCTATGGCTACAGCGAAAAGCATCTCAATATTGCCAAAGAAAAAATTGACGAAATTGAAAGCCTTACAGACAAGCTTAGCGCAGCCGATTTGCAAGAAGTGATGTACATCTACGAACTCAAGGAACGTCTAACAGTTTGCAAGAGCGTGATAGCCCACCTCAAGGCACGTCACGAAACACGTTGGCATAGTTTTGCAGAAAACCTGGACTACCCCGAAAAGGACAACGCAAACTTCCGCAAGTACGTCAATTCAAGACTCGAAAACGGCAAAATCAAAATCATCTTGCGCGACCTCACCGCAGAAGGGCAAAAGAACTATGAGCATCAGCATTGA
- a CDS encoding 4Fe-4S binding protein: protein MAVDYSTLKKGGWMRQKQKNNFSLRVRVVGGNLTATQLAKIAEVAEKYGEGYAHLTSRQSVEIPFIKLENIDDVKNALAEGGVEPGVCGARVRTITACQGEAVCPSGCIDTYAIAKELDDRYFARELPHKFKFGVTGCQNNCLKAEENDVGIKGAIKVDWLEDKCIGCGLCAKVCRKEAIKIENKKVIFDKEKCNYCGRCYKSCPTDAWSHIHGYIVSFGGLFGNNINKGETIIPFVEDKQKLLDICDAAIQFFADNGKSGERFKYTIDRVGRDVFAKKIQDVYNG, encoded by the coding sequence ATGGCAGTTGATTATTCTACTCTTAAAAAGGGCGGCTGGATGCGCCAGAAGCAGAAGAACAATTTCTCGTTGCGCGTTCGCGTTGTTGGTGGGAACCTCACTGCAACACAGCTTGCCAAAATCGCCGAAGTCGCTGAAAAATATGGCGAAGGTTACGCTCACTTGACTTCGAGGCAGAGCGTCGAGATTCCTTTCATCAAGCTTGAAAATATTGACGATGTGAAAAACGCACTTGCCGAGGGTGGCGTTGAACCGGGCGTCTGCGGAGCCCGCGTGCGTACCATTACGGCGTGCCAAGGCGAGGCCGTTTGCCCGAGCGGCTGCATTGATACTTATGCAATCGCGAAAGAGCTTGACGATCGTTACTTTGCACGAGAACTTCCGCACAAGTTCAAATTCGGTGTGACGGGTTGCCAGAACAACTGTCTCAAGGCCGAAGAAAACGACGTGGGCATCAAGGGCGCCATCAAGGTGGACTGGCTCGAAGACAAGTGCATCGGTTGCGGGCTTTGCGCAAAGGTTTGCCGCAAAGAGGCCATCAAGATCGAAAACAAGAAGGTCATTTTCGACAAGGAAAAATGCAATTACTGCGGCCGTTGTTACAAGTCCTGCCCCACTGACGCCTGGAGCCACATTCACGGCTACATCGTATCGTTTGGCGGGCTTTTCGGCAACAACATCAACAAGGGCGAAACGATTATTCCGTTTGTAGAAGACAAGCAGAAGCTCTTGGACATTTGCGATGCTGCGATTCAATTCTTTGCAGACAACGGAAAGAGCGGTGAACGTTTCAAGTACACGATCGACCGCGTCGGCCGCGATGTATTCGCAAAGAAAATCCAGGACGTGTACAACGGTTAA
- a CDS encoding bifunctional anthranilate synthase component II/anthranilate phosphoribosyltransferase: MIIIIDNYDSFTYNVYQALAKITTEEIRVLRSRECTIADIEKLNPSRLIVSPGPGRPEDAGISVEAIKHFAGKLPILGVCLGHQAIGYAFGAKIVQAKFIKHGIAEEIDLDGKGLFRTIGKKNIFTRYHSLVIDESTLPGDFEVTARATDGDIMGIRHKTLPIEGVQFHPESIASGRADEFFKAFLNYRREPLDIRGILNTLTAGKDLSRETAEMFMEDLTDGIMDERQMAAILTALSSKGPVTEEIAGCAKVLSSKKRKFPYSGDELTDIVGTGGDGKGSFNVSSLSGLIAASCGAKIAKHGNRAVSSKSGAADFYTAAGFKLDMTPEKAASVIDKTNFVFLMAPVYHSAMRFAGPVRGALGVKTIMNLLGPLTNPAEAKYLMLGVYSKSILEPFTKAAKSLGAKRVMVAISDDGYDEISPCVPTTIAEILEDGEYREYRIDPKEFGVPAVDPEDLAGGTGVDNFNLALDVLNGKGRPGIKYACALNAGAALYISNKAASIKEGFDKAIKAMEDGSVLKKIEEVKVATNS; encoded by the coding sequence ATGATTATCATTATCGACAACTACGATTCTTTTACTTACAACGTTTATCAGGCTTTAGCCAAGATTACCACCGAAGAAATCCGCGTGCTCCGTAGCCGCGAATGCACCATTGCAGACATTGAAAAGTTGAACCCGAGCCGCCTCATCGTGAGCCCGGGTCCGGGCCGCCCCGAAGATGCCGGCATCTCTGTCGAAGCCATCAAGCACTTTGCAGGCAAGCTCCCGATTTTGGGAGTGTGCCTCGGCCACCAGGCCATCGGTTACGCTTTTGGCGCAAAGATTGTGCAGGCCAAGTTCATCAAGCACGGCATCGCCGAAGAAATCGACCTCGACGGCAAGGGACTTTTCCGCACCATCGGCAAGAAGAACATCTTCACGCGTTACCACAGCTTGGTCATCGACGAATCTACGCTCCCGGGCGATTTCGAAGTGACCGCCCGCGCAACAGACGGCGACATCATGGGTATTCGCCACAAGACGCTCCCCATTGAAGGCGTGCAGTTCCACCCGGAATCCATCGCTAGCGGCCGCGCCGACGAATTCTTCAAGGCATTCCTCAACTACCGTCGCGAACCGCTCGATATCCGCGGAATCTTGAACACGCTTACTGCAGGCAAGGACTTGAGCCGCGAAACTGCAGAAATGTTCATGGAAGACTTGACCGACGGCATCATGGACGAACGCCAGATGGCTGCAATCCTTACCGCACTATCCAGCAAGGGCCCCGTGACCGAAGAAATTGCAGGCTGCGCCAAGGTGCTGAGCAGCAAGAAGCGCAAGTTCCCGTACAGCGGTGACGAACTCACCGATATCGTGGGTACCGGTGGCGACGGCAAGGGTAGCTTCAACGTGAGCTCTCTCTCCGGCCTTATCGCAGCAAGCTGTGGCGCCAAGATTGCCAAGCACGGCAATCGCGCGGTTTCGAGCAAGTCCGGTGCCGCCGACTTTTACACAGCTGCAGGCTTCAAGCTCGACATGACTCCGGAAAAAGCAGCAAGCGTCATCGACAAGACGAACTTTGTATTCCTCATGGCTCCGGTTTACCACAGCGCTATGCGTTTTGCAGGCCCGGTTCGTGGCGCACTCGGCGTAAAGACCATCATGAATTTGCTCGGCCCCCTCACGAACCCGGCCGAAGCCAAATACCTCATGCTCGGCGTTTACAGCAAGTCGATTCTCGAACCGTTCACGAAGGCTGCAAAGTCCCTCGGTGCCAAGCGTGTCATGGTCGCCATCTCCGACGACGGTTACGACGAAATCTCTCCGTGCGTCCCGACGACCATTGCCGAAATCTTGGAAGACGGCGAGTATCGCGAATACCGCATTGACCCGAAGGAATTCGGCGTCCCGGCTGTGGACCCGGAAGACCTCGCAGGCGGTACGGGCGTGGACAACTTCAACCTCGCTCTCGACGTGCTGAACGGCAAGGGCCGTCCGGGCATCAAGTACGCTTGCGCATTGAACGCAGGCGCCGCTCTCTACATCAGCAACAAGGCTGCAAGCATCAAGGAAGGCTTTGACAAGGCGATTAAGGCTATGGAAGACGGCTCTGTTCTCAAGAAGATCGAGGAAGTCAAAGTCGCTACAAACAGCTAG
- a CDS encoding anthranilate synthase component I family protein, translated as MTKITHITERPGYAPRTDSIYVALPGERYTPFSLAKKLGAKAIFESASFDHGRSRYSTLMVDEGFRLRQNDKNVSIVVDGKESEFLAEGDGDILDALLKISAENTVPPNQIPIPSSGVGYLGYEFCARCDTIRLAPQVDELNIPEAEFLVGHIYIVFDHFTEKLHLFALNYEEHQIDLKAAIEKVKARLADLDFSYLAPEKQYSKGITMTDLEQSRKEYVEKVAALQKHIVAGNIVQAVPSRRIQFASDIEALDIYRRLRTVNPSPYMFFLDYGTHQFIGASPESLIRVREGIATIHPIAGTRRRGKDDAEDEALMKNLKGDPKERAEHLMLVDLARNDLGRVCDAGTVETTKYMECEKFSHVIHLVSDVQGKVSKNKKAIEVLRSSFPAGTVSGAPKISAIEILSGLEKIKRRFYAGAVGYIESDGDLDFCIAIRCCLKQGKTISLQAGGGIVAASNADREFEETNEKLGAIRAVLEGDN; from the coding sequence ATGACTAAGATTACTCACATCACCGAACGCCCGGGTTACGCTCCGCGTACCGACAGCATTTACGTCGCTCTCCCCGGTGAACGTTACACCCCGTTTTCACTCGCCAAGAAGCTCGGCGCAAAGGCCATCTTCGAATCGGCAAGCTTTGACCACGGTCGCAGCCGCTATTCGACCTTGATGGTGGACGAAGGTTTCCGCCTGCGCCAGAACGACAAGAACGTAAGCATTGTCGTGGATGGCAAGGAAAGTGAATTCTTGGCTGAAGGTGATGGCGATATTCTCGACGCCTTGCTCAAGATTTCCGCCGAAAATACGGTGCCGCCCAACCAGATTCCTATTCCGTCTTCGGGCGTGGGCTACCTCGGCTACGAATTCTGCGCCCGCTGCGATACGATTCGCCTTGCCCCGCAGGTGGATGAGCTCAACATTCCCGAAGCTGAATTTTTGGTCGGCCACATTTACATTGTGTTTGACCACTTCACCGAAAAGCTTCACTTGTTCGCCCTGAACTACGAAGAACACCAGATTGACCTGAAGGCCGCAATTGAAAAGGTGAAGGCCCGTCTTGCAGACCTCGACTTCAGCTATCTCGCTCCGGAAAAGCAGTACAGCAAGGGCATCACGATGACCGACCTCGAACAGTCCCGCAAGGAATACGTGGAAAAGGTCGCCGCATTGCAGAAGCACATCGTGGCAGGCAACATCGTTCAGGCAGTGCCGTCCCGCCGCATCCAGTTCGCAAGCGATATCGAAGCCCTCGACATTTACCGCCGCCTCCGCACAGTGAACCCGTCTCCGTACATGTTCTTCCTCGATTACGGCACGCACCAGTTCATCGGCGCATCTCCGGAAAGCTTGATCCGCGTGCGTGAAGGCATCGCCACCATCCACCCGATTGCAGGTACCCGCCGCCGCGGTAAGGACGACGCAGAAGACGAAGCATTGATGAAGAATTTGAAGGGCGATCCGAAGGAACGCGCAGAACACTTGATGCTCGTAGACCTCGCCCGCAACGACCTCGGCCGCGTTTGCGATGCCGGTACGGTCGAAACGACCAAGTACATGGAATGCGAAAAGTTCAGCCACGTGATCCACCTGGTTTCTGACGTACAAGGTAAAGTTTCCAAGAACAAGAAGGCCATTGAAGTGCTGCGCTCCAGCTTCCCTGCTGGTACGGTGAGCGGCGCTCCGAAAATCAGCGCCATTGAAATTCTTTCTGGTCTCGAAAAAATCAAGCGTCGCTTCTATGCTGGCGCCGTGGGTTACATTGAATCGGACGGTGACTTGGATTTCTGCATCGCTATCCGTTGCTGCTTAAAGCAGGGCAAGACCATCAGCCTCCAGGCCGGTGGTGGCATCGTGGCAGCATCGAACGCTGACCGCGAATTTGAAGAAACGAATGAAAAGCTCGGAGCAATCAGGGCTGTACTGGAGGGTGACAACTAG
- a CDS encoding serine/threonine protein kinase, translated as MSELKKGDVVAIAGGDTCQVVRELGRGGQGIVYAVNYNGSEYALKWYTQKVSERFRENLKRNANRQTPNEHFIWPMAVAEDPNGGFGYLMKIRPAGYVDMSKFILVTARFADVNAQLNACMQLVKAFLDLHRDGYSYQDMNDGNFFINPKTGDVLICDNDNVAPDGTDDLGILGKAGYMAPEIVEGKSRPRKVTDYHSLAVCLFILIYMNRPFEGRRYLSCPCDNDPEMARQLLGYNAVFIMDPNDKSNAPDPSLHKNVMRRWDIYPKVLRDAFCKTFSKEALQNGDLRVKDKEWRDILLQVRADFVKCPKCGKFSFADPDCVDKKCAYCDKSFGDYRMLCVGKFKIPLMPEQKLHECLVHGSTDYDKVVGRTVVKNNEVGLCNNSGESWTVTCLDGTQRVVADGQGMPARKGYKIKFGNQGETAVIE; from the coding sequence ATGTCCGAATTGAAAAAAGGGGATGTGGTCGCGATCGCTGGCGGTGACACTTGTCAAGTTGTCCGTGAATTGGGGCGCGGCGGTCAGGGAATCGTTTACGCTGTCAATTATAATGGTAGTGAGTATGCGTTAAAATGGTACACGCAAAAGGTGAGTGAGCGTTTCCGTGAAAATCTGAAGCGCAATGCGAATCGCCAGACGCCGAACGAACATTTTATTTGGCCGATGGCTGTCGCCGAAGACCCAAATGGTGGATTTGGCTATTTGATGAAAATCCGCCCCGCAGGCTATGTGGATATGAGCAAGTTCATCTTGGTGACTGCCCGTTTTGCCGATGTGAATGCCCAGCTGAACGCCTGTATGCAACTCGTGAAGGCTTTTTTGGACCTGCATCGCGACGGTTATAGCTACCAGGACATGAACGATGGCAACTTCTTTATTAACCCTAAAACGGGTGACGTGCTGATTTGCGATAACGACAACGTGGCTCCCGATGGTACCGACGACCTTGGCATTCTTGGCAAGGCGGGGTATATGGCACCCGAAATTGTCGAAGGAAAGTCTCGACCGCGCAAAGTGACGGATTACCATTCGCTTGCGGTTTGTCTGTTCATCTTGATTTATATGAACCGTCCGTTTGAGGGGAGGCGTTATCTCTCTTGTCCGTGCGATAACGACCCGGAAATGGCAAGGCAACTTTTGGGGTATAACGCCGTATTTATTATGGATCCAAACGACAAGAGCAATGCGCCGGATCCGAGCCTGCATAAGAATGTGATGCGCCGTTGGGATATCTATCCGAAGGTGTTGCGCGATGCTTTCTGCAAGACGTTCAGCAAGGAGGCTCTGCAAAATGGAGACCTCCGCGTGAAGGATAAGGAATGGCGCGATATCTTGCTGCAGGTGCGTGCGGATTTTGTCAAATGCCCGAAATGCGGAAAATTTTCATTTGCGGACCCGGATTGTGTTGACAAAAAGTGTGCTTACTGCGATAAGTCCTTTGGAGATTATAGAATGTTGTGCGTAGGTAAGTTTAAAATTCCGCTGATGCCGGAACAGAAGCTCCATGAATGTCTAGTCCACGGCTCGACCGATTACGACAAGGTCGTTGGCAGAACCGTCGTCAAGAACAATGAGGTGGGGCTTTGCAATAATTCTGGCGAATCCTGGACGGTGACGTGTTTGGACGGCACTCAGCGAGTCGTTGCGGATGGTCAGGGCATGCCTGCCCGCAAAGGTTACAAGATCAAGTTTGGAAATCAAGGCGAAACTGCCGTTATTGAATAA
- a CDS encoding VWA domain-containing protein: MATKDPFALEPIPRRVTHLIFMVDTSGSMSGSKIASLNTAVRDALDDVGDISKNCGDSQIKIAVLEFSSAVNWMYEQPLEAEKFQWQDLSASGTTSFGSACAELDAKLSRSNGFMGEKTGCRAPAIVLLSDGAPTDGYVRKLEKLKGNRWFKAGVKVAIAIGDDANNDVLREFTGSSESVITVHNVDQLKKMIHTVSVSATTVAGQSASVGAAMVTQNQLVAQSISNTVANDASLSGVDVGSSKANSGSDDWSGWN, from the coding sequence ATGGCTACAAAAGACCCGTTTGCGTTGGAACCGATCCCGCGTCGTGTCACGCATCTGATTTTTATGGTGGATACGTCGGGCAGTATGTCCGGTTCAAAGATTGCTTCGCTCAATACGGCGGTTCGTGACGCTCTTGACGATGTGGGCGACATCTCCAAGAATTGCGGCGATTCGCAAATCAAGATTGCCGTGCTCGAGTTCAGTAGCGCTGTCAACTGGATGTATGAACAGCCGCTTGAAGCCGAAAAGTTTCAGTGGCAGGATTTGAGCGCAAGTGGTACGACATCGTTTGGCAGCGCCTGTGCGGAACTGGACGCTAAACTTTCCAGGTCCAATGGCTTTATGGGCGAAAAAACGGGATGCCGCGCACCTGCCATTGTCCTCCTTTCGGACGGCGCTCCGACGGATGGCTATGTCCGTAAGTTGGAAAAGCTCAAGGGGAATCGCTGGTTCAAGGCTGGTGTGAAGGTGGCTATCGCCATCGGTGACGATGCCAATAATGACGTGCTCCGGGAATTTACGGGCAGTTCGGAATCGGTCATCACGGTTCACAATGTGGATCAGCTCAAGAAGATGATTCATACGGTCAGCGTGTCTGCGACAACGGTGGCAGGCCAAAGTGCATCTGTCGGCGCCGCAATGGTAACGCAGAACCAGCTTGTCGCGCAGTCGATTTCGAATACGGTTGCTAATGACGCCTCGCTTTCTGGAGTCGATGTGGGTTCAAGCAAGGCGAATTCCGGTTCCGATGACTGGTCGGGCTGGAACTAG
- a CDS encoding protein phosphatase 2C domain-containing protein yields the protein MQNAETFAVSKVGAKHLPANIPCQDFSLEYNDGEIQLIVVCDGHGSPSYVRSDVGARLAAGIAKDELMQFMQSEDARKFLGNRTGAVTARTDVGDSCWSEKSEEKSETAKLREEQAMLYQQQIGNIQPQEKLIRDVCRRICEKWVAAIRQDAQENPLTDAEKELLGKNDLVKAYGSTLMAYVQTRWGWLAIHVGDGRLLCLNDSAEPYENWTPPVPWDSTCFLNYTTSLCDKNPADSFRYAFDGTGHFPFAVFACSDGIEDSVGDYDLAPECLNRFYMRLLQMYLDIGKEQAVARMDEGFSDMSLHGSKDDMSLAGIINKKGNEQ from the coding sequence ATGCAAAATGCTGAAACGTTTGCGGTGAGCAAAGTCGGGGCGAAGCATTTGCCTGCAAATATCCCGTGCCAGGATTTCTCGCTAGAATATAATGATGGCGAAATCCAGTTGATCGTGGTATGCGATGGGCATGGTTCACCGTCTTACGTCCGGAGTGATGTTGGGGCAAGGCTTGCGGCTGGGATTGCAAAGGATGAACTGATGCAGTTCATGCAATCCGAAGATGCCCGCAAGTTTCTTGGAAATCGGACGGGGGCGGTGACAGCCCGCACGGATGTGGGGGATTCCTGTTGGTCTGAAAAATCGGAGGAAAAATCCGAAACAGCGAAGCTTCGCGAAGAGCAAGCAATGCTGTATCAGCAACAGATTGGGAATATCCAGCCGCAAGAAAAGCTAATCCGCGACGTGTGTCGTCGAATTTGCGAAAAGTGGGTTGCCGCCATCCGGCAGGACGCTCAAGAAAACCCGCTGACCGATGCTGAGAAGGAACTCTTGGGCAAAAACGACTTGGTAAAGGCTTATGGCTCGACGCTGATGGCTTATGTGCAGACGCGGTGGGGCTGGCTTGCGATTCACGTGGGCGATGGCAGACTGCTTTGCCTGAACGATAGCGCCGAACCTTACGAAAACTGGACTCCGCCAGTGCCGTGGGATTCAACGTGTTTCTTGAACTACACGACATCGCTTTGCGATAAGAATCCCGCGGACTCGTTCCGCTACGCATTTGACGGTACAGGGCATTTCCCGTTTGCTGTGTTTGCGTGTAGCGATGGAATCGAGGATTCTGTAGGCGATTACGATTTGGCTCCTGAATGTCTGAACCGGTTCTATATGCGGCTTTTGCAAATGTATTTAGATATCGGTAAAGAGCAGGCGGTCGCCCGTATGGACGAAGGCTTCAGCGATATGAGCTTGCACGGCAGCAAGGACGACATGAGCCTTGCCGGGATCATCAACAAAAAAGGAAACGAACAGTAA